One window of the Esox lucius isolate fEsoLuc1 chromosome 8, fEsoLuc1.pri, whole genome shotgun sequence genome contains the following:
- the fryl gene encoding protein furry homolog-like isoform X18 codes for MLSLQDSLFFEISIKSLLKSWSGSSSAPVNSVSRRRAPSVAPQLWEKRNATAMSSITIDPELKPGEFVIKSLFAEFAVLAEKKIEVVMAEPLEKPLSRSLQRGEDAQFDQLISSMSSVAEHCLPSLLRTLFDWYRRQSGTEDESYEYRPRSSTKSKGDEQHRDKDYLLERRDLAIDFIFCLVSVEVLKQIPLHPVPDVLVHEVLNLAFKHFKHKEGYSGPNTGNVHIIADLYAEVIGVLTQSKFQAVRKKFITELKELRQKEQSPYVVQSIISLIMGMKFFRVKMYPVEDFEASFQFMQECAQYFLEVKDKDVKHALAGLFVEILIPVAAAVKNEVNVPCLKNFVEMLYQTTFDLSSRKKHSLALYPLVTCLLCVSQKQFFLNNWHIFLTNCLSHLKNKDPKMSRVALESLYRLLWVYIIRIKCESNTVTQSRLLSIVSALFPKGSRSVVPRDTPLNIFVKIIQFIAQERLDFAMKEIIYDLLCVGKSHKTFTINPERMNIGLRAFLVIADSLQQKDGEPPMPTTGVIMPSGNTLRVKKIFLATTLTDEEAKVIGMSLYYPAVRKALDNILRHLDKEVGRSMSMTSVQMSNKEPEDMITGERKPKIDLFRTCVAAIPRLIPDGMSRQDLIELLAKLTIHMDEELRGLAFTTLQALMVDFPEWREDVLSGFVYFVVREVTDVHPTLLDNAVKMLLQLISQWRQAVQTSNKSHEAQQGPGSGTPLPLERSPLWGVLHVVEGLALVVLCSCRPATRRLAVNVLKEVRALHTALGIAKGDEELAIDVMDRVSASVLESFIHLTGADQTNLLYCPSGIDLQTLAEWSSSPISHQFDVVSPSHIWVFAHVTQGQDPWAISLSSYLRQEHLPKHCPTAVSYAWMFAYTRLQLLSPQVDINSPINAKKVNSLSSSSDSYVGLWRNYLILCCSSATSSPNSSSSSTSGSVRCSPPETLASTPDSGYSYDSKIIGTPSPSSLFKHVVPMMRSESMDITESLVLGLGRTNPVAFRELIEELNLIIKEALERRPENMKRRRRRDILRVQLVRIFELLADAGVISQTTSGGLDGESHSLNSTLLEYVDLTRQLLEAENDKDSDTLKDIRCHFSALVANIIQNVPVHQRRTIFPQQSLRHSLFMLFSHWAGPFSIMFTPLDRYSDRNMQINRHQYCALKAMSAVLCCGPVADNVGLSSDGYLYKWLDNILDSQDRKVHQLGCEAVMLLLELNPDQSNLMFWAVDRCYTGSRRVAAGCFRAIANVFHNRDYQFDTVVLLNLILFKAADSSRDIYEVAMQLLQILEPKLFRYAHKLEIQRTDGILTPPSPLPHLYSVSYYQLSEELARTYPELTMPIFSEVSQRIQTAHPGGRQVMLHYLLPWMNNVELVDFKPSPRRQEEAPMGEEEEDARERDLMMVNSRRWLRGEGWGSPHATTMVLNNLMFMTAKYGDEFAWSEIENVWTTLADSWPKNLKIILHFLISMSGVNSEPSLLPYVKRVVVYLGRDKTMQLLEELMFELDLTDPVSSAVTHMDNPPYYRITSSYKIPSVTSAGTTSSSNTMVPGAEGHHDTSKNKDPNMDDSYVHLDIYSGLNSNLNRQHHRLESRYSSSSGGSYEEEKSDSMPLYANWRLKVMDHNRPEPLPFPPTGGCWSPLVDYLPETNTPGVPLHRCNIAVILLTDLIVDHGVKVEWSAYIHLLLHSIFIGFDHQHPEVYEHCKRLLLHLLVVQGTNSSVQSLASVLLRNREYNDPKVLTVKPTPHQFNLTGVCDFVPDYQPSPMTDSGLSSSSTSSSISLGAGGTPLPHLTPALINEVDVTAEQDEKVKALIEFVTSRKRGPLWNHEDVSPKNPHIKSADQLSVFLRHVVTVFKQSESGFQLDQLLSEVALQTALSCSSRHYAGRSFQIFRALKQPLTAATLSAVLSRLVETVGDPGEEAQGFVIELLLTLESGIDTLADTVKNYDLLIALAQASAPEHSLGAKFAANRKSTGQLNLSSGGLFLPGHYPHGHARSNSLRASLMGERKGDRRRSNTLDVADRLCGSHGNLARTRSLSSLREGGGGGPGREATPPVDPSNLMATVFWIATSLLESDYEFEYLLALRLLNKLLGQLPLEKADSRERLERVQAKLKWYSFPGLLQLFLKGFTSTSTQELTIHLLSKLISVSRHTLVDPSQVAGFPLNILCLLPHLIQHFDNPTPFCKETADKIAKVCAEEKTSTLSNKSATLSNLAHMMTLYSTHSYSRDYSNWINVVCRYLHDAFPEITFNLVTYLAELLEKGLPSMQQSLLQIIYSLLSHIDLSAAPVKQFNLEIMKIIGKYIQSPYWKEAQNILKLVVSRSASLVVPDEMQRSYSTESSGSPEIAFTRIFNNSSKELPGKTLDFHFDISETPIIGHKYGDQRTAAGRNGKPQVIAVTRSTSSTSSGSNSNGLVPVSWKRPQLSQRRTREKLMNVLSLCGAESGIPKNPSVVFSSNEDLDSGDQQTSLIPTVEEAVREEEVQGEDAGSEQQFGVFKDFDFLDVELEDAEGESMDNFNWGVRRRSLDSMDKGEGDGDTPSLQECQYAGSTPSLNLTNQEDTDESSEEEVLTASQILTRSGLMNSDSATDDATSNHVDSLQQSQESSCSGLTEETTALLPRVDSPALEMPRSDSLSSQLPEDGVSMTAADELSSSVSTDTGFGSSAPPLPPDPPELYDLTDTQDPHDQLDPAPPPPPAIDTPPGSLCEEGDSLTVLPPLPDSPCGSVCEEDVTLALKELDERCEEEEADFSDMSSQDEGDQDGYPEIKASPPPSPFLSAILAAFQPVAYDNEEDAWRCHVNQMLSDTDGSSAVYTFHVFSRLFKSMHRKFSTITHSSVRFLGERLQRMGNQFLSSLEVMTSHSQCPTVLLDAETLVSCGLLETLKFSVLELQEHLDTYNGKREAAEEWLENCRKTFGDKDDNQRPNTQAQELELCRRLYKLHFQLLLLFQAYCKLISLVDTIKGDAEVTNMSEELAMLESCLKQAETGVDGQEEMGVSDASQTSTESAIQSLIESLRARDFGSALTQVKTFRSLWPNDIFGNESDDAVQTLLHIYFRHQTLGQTGCLAVVGPSRDLSQASGRLMELNLQIREALSQACQLPQTTVVSTGL; via the exons GAGAAACCCTTATCACGGTCCCTTCAGAGAGGGGAAGATGCCCAGTTTGATCAG TTAATAAGCTCTATGAGCTCCGTAGCGGAACACTGTTTGCCCTCCCTGCTGCGAACACTATTTGACTGGTATCGGCGGCAGAGCGGCACTGAGGATGAGTCCTATGAGTACAGGCCTCGCTCCAGCACCAAGTCCAAAGG GGATGAACAGCATCGGGACAAAGACTACCTGTTGGAGCGGAGGGACTTAGCCATAGATTTCATATTCTGTTTAGTTTCAGTAGAAGTGTTAAAACAG ATTCCTCTTCATCCCGTGCCAGATGTTTTAGTACATGAAGTTCTGAACCTGGCATTCAAGCACTTTAAACACAAAGAGGG gTACTCTGGCCCCAACACTGGCAATGTACACATCATTGCTGACCTGTATGCTGAAGTCATTGGAGTGCTCACACAGTCAAA GTTCCAGGCGGTGCGTAAGAAGTTCATCACAGAGCTGAAGGAGCTGAGGCAGAAGGAGCAGAGCCCCTATGTGGTCCAGAGCATCATCAGCCTCATCATGGGCATGAAGTTCTTCAGGGTCAAGATGTACCCAGTGGAGGACTTTGAGGCCTCCTTCCAGTTCATGCAG GAGTGTGCGCAGTACTTCCTGGAGGTGAAGGATAAGGATGTAAAGCATGCCCTGGCTGGCCTGTTTGTGGAGATCCTTATCCCTGTTGCAGCT GCAGTGAAGAATGAAGTCAACGTGCCGTGCCTCAAGAACTTTGTTGAGATGCTCTACCAGACGACCTTTGACCTTAGCTCCAGAAAGAAGCACTCCTTG gcACTGTATCCTCTGGTGACGTGTCTGCTGTGTGTCAGTCAGAAGCAGTTCTTCCTCAATAACTGGCACATCTTCCTCACAAACTGCCTCTCTCATCTGAAG AACAAAGATCCCAAGATGTCCCGTGTGGCGCTGGAGTCGCTCTACAGACTGCTGTGGGTCTACATCATCAGAATCAAGTGTGAGAGTAATACGGTCACACAGAG CCGGCTGCTCAGCATTGTTTCAGCACTTTTCCCCAAAGGTTCCCGCAGTGTGGTGCCGAGGGATACGCCCCTCAACATCTTCGTCAAGATCATCCAGTTCATAGCTCAG GAAAGGCTGGACTTTGCTATGAAGGAGATCATTTACGACCTCCTTTGTGTTGGGAAATCTCACAAGACCTTCACCATCAACCCAGAG AGGATGAATATCGGCCTCAGGGCCTTCCTGGTCATAGCTGACAGTTTGCAGCAGAAGGACGGGGAGCCTCCAATGCCAACCACAGGGGTCATCATGCCTTCAGGAAACACCCTGCGCGTCAAGAAGATCTTCCTGGCCACCACCCTCACTGACGAGGAGGCCAAGGTCATCG gcatgtCACTATACTACCCTGCCGTGAGGAAGGCCTTGGACAACATCCTACGTCACCTAGACAAGGAGGTGGGCCGTTCCATGAGCATGACCAGCGTCCAGATGTCCAACAAGGAACCTGAGGACATGATCAC GGGGGAGAGGAAGCCAAAGATCGACCTGTTTCGTACGTGTGTGGCAGCCATCCCCAGACTGATCCCAGACGGCATGAGCCGACAAGACCTCATTGAGCTGCTGGCCAA GCTGACCATCCACATGGATGAGGAGCTGCGCGGCCTGGCCTTCACCACCCTGCAGGCCCTGATGGTGGACTTCCCAGAGTGGAGGGAGGACGTGCTCTCCGGCTTTGTCTACTTTGTTGTGCGTGAGGTCACCGACGTCCATCCCACGCTGTTGGACAATGCTGTCAAGATGCTGCTGCAGCTCATCAGCCAGTGGAGGCAGGCCGTCCAGACCAGCAACAAGAGCCACGAGGCCCAG CAGGGCCCTGGCAGCGGTACGCCTCTCCCCCTGGAACGCTCTCCTCTGTGGGGGGTGCTGCATGTGGTGGAGGGCCTGGCTCTGGTGGTGCTGTGCAGCTGCCGCCCCGCCACCCGCAGGCTGGCCGTTAACGTCCTCAAAGAGGTCCGAGCCCTGCACACCGCTTTGGGAATCGCCAAG GGAGACGAGGAATTGGCCATAGATGTTATGGACAGAGTCAGTGCGTCTGTGCTGGAGAGCTTCATCCACCTGACTGGAGCTGACCAG ACCAACCTCCTTTACTGTCCCAGCGGTATTGACCTGCAGACGCTGGCAGAATGGAGCTCGTCTCCTATCAGCCACCAGTTCGACGTGGTCAGCCCGTCGCACATCTGGGTGTTTGCCCATGTGACGCAAGGTCAGGACCCCTGGGCCATAAGCCTGTCCAGCTACCTGCGCCAGGAGCACCTGCCCAAGCATTGCCCCACCGCGGTCAGCTATGCCTGGATGTTTGCCTACACACGCCTCCAGTTGCTGTCTCCACAAGTGGACATCAA CAGCCCTATAAATGCCAAGAAGGTGAACAGCCTGAGCAGCAGTAGTGACTCATACGTGGGGCTATGGAGGAACTACCTTATCCTCTGTTGCAGCTCCGCCACCTCCTCCCCCaactcctcctcatcctccacctCCGGCTCCGTCCGCTGCTCCCCGCCTGAGACGCTGGCGTCCACGCCGGACAGTGGCTACAGCTATGACTCAAAG aTTATTGGCACTCCGTCCCCCTCATCCCTGTTCAAACACGTCGTCCCGATGATGCGCTCTGAGAGCATGGACATAACAGAGTCTCTCGTCCTGGGTCTTGGCCGGACCAACCCCGTGGCCTTCAG AGAGTTAATAGAGGAGCTGAACCTCATCATTAAGGAGGCTCTGGAGAGGAGGCCGGAG AACATGAAGCGACGCAGGCGCCGTGACATCCTCAGGGTCCAGCTGGTCCGGATCTTTGAGCTGCTGGCGGATGCTGGAGTCATCAGTCAGAC TACGAGTGGCGGTCTGGATGGGGAGAGTCACTCTCTGAACTCTACCCTGTTGGAGTATGTGGATCTGACCAGACAGCTGCTGGAGGCCGAAAATGACAAAGACTCAGACACACTGAAGGACATCCGCTGCCACTTCAGCGCCTTGGTGGCCAATATCATCCAGAACGTCCCAG TTCACCAGAGGAGGACCATCTTCCCCCAGCAGTCTCTGAGACACAGTCTGTTCATGTTGTTCAGCCACTGGGCCGGGCCGTTCAGCATCATGTTCACCCCGCTGGATCGCTACAGCGACCGCAACATGCAGATCAACCGGCACCAGTACTGTGCACTCAAG GCCATGTCTGCTGTGTTGTGCTGCGGTCCAGTTGCTGACAACGTGGGCCTCTCCTCAGATGGCTACCTTTACAAGTGGCTGGACAACATCCTGGACTCCCAGGACAGGAAG GTGCACCAGTTGGGCTGTGAGGCTGTGATGCTGCTGTTGGAGCTGAATCCAGACCAGAGTAACCTGATGTTCTGGGCCGTGGACCGCTGCTACACTGGGTCACGGCGCGTGGCGGCCGGTTGCTTCAGGGCCATCGCCAACGTCTTTCACAACAG GGATTACCAGTTTGACACTGTGGTGCTGCTCAACCTAATCCTGTTCAAGGCAGCTGATTCGTCCAGAGATATCTATGAGGTGGCCATGCAGCTGTTGCAG ATCTTGGAGCCCAAGCTCTTCCGTTACGCTCATAAACTAGAGATCCAGAGAACAGATGGGATTctgacccctccctctcccctgcctCACCTCTACTCCGTCTCCTACTACCAGTTGTCTGAGGAGCTGGCCCGGACCTACCCGGAGCTCACCATGCCCATTTTCTCAG AGGTAAGCCAGCGCATCCAGACAGCGCACCCTGGTGGTCGCCAGGTGATGCTTCACTACCTCTTGCCGTGGATGAACAACGTGGAGCTGGTGGACTTTAAGCCTTCGCCTCGGAGACAGGAGGAGGCGCCCatgggtgaggaggaggaggatgccCGGGAGCGTGACTTGATGATGGTCAACAGCCGCCGCTGGCTCCGAGGGGAGGGCTGGGGCTCCCCGCACGCCACAACCATGGTGCTCAACAACCTCATGTTTATGACTGCCAAG TATGGGGATGAGTTTGCCTGGTCAGAGATAGAGAATGTGTGGACCACCCTCGCAGACAGCTGGCCAAAGAACCTCAAGATCATCCTGCACTTCCTGATCAGCATGTCAGGGGTTAACAGTGAGCCCAGCCTCCTGCCCTAT GTGAAGCGGGTGGTGGTGTACCTGGGCAGAGATAAGACTATGCAGCTTCTGGAAGAGCTGATGTTTGAACTGGACCTGACAGACCCAGTGAGCTCGGCTGTCACTCATATGGACAACCCCCCCTACTACCGCATCACCTCCAGCTACAAGATCCCCTCGGTCACCTCAGCAG GAACCACCTCCAGCAGTAACACCATGGTGCCGGGAGCAGAAGGTCACCATGACACCAGCAAGAACAAAGACCCCAACATGGATGACAG TTATGTCCATCTGGACATCTACAGCGGTCTGAACAGTAACCTGAACCGCCAGCACCACCGCCTGGAGTCTCGCTACAGCAGCAGCTCTGGAGGATCCTACGAGGAGGAGAAGA GTGATTCTATGCCGCTGTACGCTAACTGGCGTCTGAAGGTGATGGACCACAACCGTCCAGAGCCACTCCCCTTCCCGCCCACAGGGGGCTGCTGGTCCCCTCTGGTGGATTACCTGCCAGAGACTAATACCCCCGGAGTACCCCTCCACAG GTGCAACATCGCTGTGATCCTACTGACTGACCTCATAGTGGACCACGGGGTCAAGGTGGAGTGGAGTGCCTACATTCACCTCCTGCTGCACTCCATCTTCATAG GGTTTGACCACCAGCATCCCGAGGTCTATGAGCACTGTAAACGCCTGCTGCTTCACCTGCTTGTGGTCCAGGGAACCAACAGCAGCGTCCAATCCCTGGCCTCCGTGCTACTGCGCAACCGGGAGTACAACGACCCCAAGGTGCTGACTGTGAAGCCAACGCCCCACCAGTTCAACCTCACAG GAGTGTGTGACTTTGTGCCAGACTACCAGCCGTCTCCCATGACAGACTCAGGCCTGAGCTCCAGCTCGACATCGTCCAGCATCAGCCTGGGAGCCGGAGGAACGCCCCTGCCTCACCTCACCCCTGCCCTGATCAATGAGGTGGATGTCACCGCCGAGCAGGACGAGAAGGTCAAAGCCCTCATTGAGTTTGTCACTTCCAG GAAGCGGGGTCCCCTGTGGAACCACGAGGATGTGTCACCCAAGAACCCCCACATAAAGAGTGCTGACCAGCTCAGCGTGTTCCTCAGACATGTAGTGACTGTCTTCAAACAGTCCGAGTCAG gTTTCCAGCTGGACCAGTTGCTCAGTGAGGTCGCCCTGCAGACGGCCTTGTCCTGCTCCTCTCGGCACTATGCAGGCCGATCCTTCCAGATCTTCAGGGCACTCAAACAACCTCTGACAGCTGCCACTCTTTCTGCTGTCCTGTCACGCCTTGTAGAGACAGTGGGAGATCCTGGAGAGGAAGCACAG GGTTTTGTTATCGAGCTGCTGCTGACTTTGGAGTCAGGGATCGACACGCTCGCTGACACCGTGAAGAACTATGACCTTCTCATCGCCTTGGCACA GGCCTCTGCTCCTGAGCACTCGCTGGGGGCTAAGTTTGCAGCCAATAGGAAGAGCACGGGCCAGCTGAACCTGAGCAGTGGGGGTCTGTTCCTCCCGGGCCACTACCCGCATGGCCACGCCCGCAGCAACTCCCTCCGCGCCAGCCTCATGGGCGAGCGCAAGGGCGACCGCCGCCGCAGCAACACCCTGGACGTCGCCGACCGCCTCTGTGGTAGCCACGGCAACCTGGCCCGAACGCGGAGCTTGTCGTCTTTGCGGGAGGGCGGAGGGGGTGGGCCCGGCAGGGAGGCCACCCCTCCGGTGGACCCGTCCAACCTGATGGCCACGGTGTTCTGGATAGCCACCTCCCTCCTGGAGTCGGACTACGAGTTTGAGTACCTGCTGGCCCTGCGGCTGCTCAACAAGCTACTGGGCCAGCTTCCCCTGGAGAAGGCCGACAGCAGGGAGAGGCTGGAGAGGGTGCAAGCCAAGCTGAAGTGGTACAGCTTCCCCGGCCTGCTGCAGCTGTTCCTCAAGGGCTTCACCTCAACGTCCACCCAGGAGCTCACCATCCACCTGCTCAGCAAGCTCATCAGCGTCTCCCGACACACTCTGGTCGACCCCTCCCAGGTGGCAG GATTCCCTCTGAACATCCTGTGCCTGCTGCCTCACCTCATCCAGCACTTTGACAACCCTACACCGTTCTGCAAGGAGACGGCTGACAAGATAGCCAAGGTGTGTGCCGAGGAGAAGACGTCCACGCTGTCCAACAAGTCAGCCACGCTGTCTAACCTGGCACATATGATGACCCTGTACAGCACTCACAGCTACTCCAGAGactacagcaactggatcaACGTGGTGTGTCGCTACCTACACGACGCCTTCCCTGAGATCACCTTCAATCTGGTCACCTACCTGGCCGAG TTGCTTGAGAAAGGCCTACCCAGCATGCAGCAGTCCCTGCTACAGATCATCTACAGCCTGTTGAGTCACATTGACCTTTCAGCTGCGCCGGTCAAACAGTTCAACCTGGAGATCATGAAGATCATTGGCAAATACATCCAG AGCCCGTACTGGAAGGAGGCCCAGAACATCCTGAAGCTGGTGGTGTCTCGGTCGGCCAGCCTGGTGGTGCCAGATGAGATGCAGCGCTCCTATAGCACCGAGTCCTCAGGGTCCCCAGAGATCGCCTTCACTCGGATATTCAACAACTCCTCTAAGGAGCTGCCCGGCAAGACGCTGGACTTCCACTTTGACATCTCAGAG ACGCCCATCATAGGGCATAAGTATGGGGACCAGCGCACAGCTGCGGGGCGGAATGGGAAGCCGCAGGTCATCGCTGTGACACGAAGCACGTCTTCCACATCCTCTGGATCCAACTCCAATGGCCTGGTGCCTGTCAGCTGGAAGAGGCCTCAGCTCTCCCAG AGGAGAACTAGAGAGAAGCTCATGAATGTTCTCTCTCTGTGCGGTGCCGAGTCGGGCATTCCCAAGAATCCTTCT GTGGTGTTCTCGTCCAACGAGGACCTGGACTCAGGCGACCAGCAGACCAGTCTGATCCCCACAGTGGAGGAGGCGGTAAGGGAAGAGGAGGTTCAAGGGGAGGACGCAGGAAGTGAGCAGCAGTTTGGGGTCTTCAAGGACTTTGACTTCCTGGATGTGGAGCTGGAGGACGCAGAG GGCGAGAGCATGGACAACTTCAACTGGGGCGTGCGTCGGCGCTCCCTGGACAGCATGGACAAGGGGGAAGGAGACGGGGACACGCCGTCCCTGCAGGAGTGTCAGTACGCGGGCAGCACGCCCAGCCTCAACCTCACCAACCAGGAGGACACGGACGAGTCGTCTGAGGAGGAGGTACTGACCGCTAGCCAGATTCTCACCCGCTCTGGCCTC ATGAACAGTGACTCAGCTACGGACGACGCCACGTCCAACCACGTGGACTCTCTGCAGCAGTCCCAGGAGTCATCCTGCAGTGGTCTGACGGAAGAGACCACCGCCCTGCTGCCCCGCGTGGACAGCCCCGCCCTGGAGATGCCCCGCTCCGACTCCCTCAGCAGCCAGCTGCCTGAG GACGGGGTTAGCATGACGGCAGCGGACGAGCTGAGCAGCAGTGTGAGCACAGACACGGGGTTTGGCAGCAGTGCCCCCCCTCTGCCCCCGGACCCCCCGGAGTTGTACGATCTCACGGACACGCAGGACCCCCACGACCAACTTGACCcggccccccctccccctccggCCATAGACACCCCGCCGGGATCCCTCTGTGAGGAGGGGGACTCCCTCACGGTCCTGCCCCCCCTCCCAGACAGCCCCTGTGGCTCCGTGTGCGAGGAGGATGTGACGCTGGCACTGAAGGAGCTGGATGAACgctgtgaggaggaggaggcggacTTCTCGGATATGTCCAG TCAAGACGAGGGGGATCAGGATGGTTATCCCGAGATCAAGgcctccccacccccctctcccttcctctccgcCATCCTGGCAGCTTTCCAGCCTGTCGCCTATGACAACGAGGAGGATGCCTGGCGTTGCCATGTCAACCAGATGTTGTCTGACACGGATGGGTCCTCTGCTGTGTACACCTTCCACGTGTTCTCCCGACTGTTTAAG AGCATGCATCGGAAgttttccaccatcacccaCTCGTCGGTTCGTTTCCTTGGAGAAAGGCTGCAGCGAATGGGGAACCAGTTCCTTAGTTCCCTGGAGGTCATGACCTCTCACTCTCAGTGCCCCACGGTGCTGCTGGACGCTGAAACA CTGGTGTCATGTGGGCTCCTGGAGACTCTGAAGTTCAGCGTGCTGGAGTTGCAGGAACACCTGGACACGTACAACGGGAAGAGGGAGGCAGCCGAGGAG TGGTTAGAGAACTGCAGGAAGACGTTTGGCGACAAGGACGACAACCAGCGCCCCAACACTCAGGCCCAG gagTTGGAGTTGTGTCGCCGGCTGTACAAGCTGCACTTCCAGCTACTGCTGCTCTTCCAGGCCTACTGTAAACTCATCAGTCTTGTGGACACCATCAAGGGAGATGCTGAG